One segment of Larus michahellis chromosome 14, bLarMic1.1, whole genome shotgun sequence DNA contains the following:
- the C14H17orf58 gene encoding UPF0450 protein C17orf58 homolog isoform X5, giving the protein MYVCPSIRPQHNPQRPESVAALTSLLATGSLPYAEKASQTLSKDAYSSAAAAPGHLKLPAWGTSSARENHTERRFLSPTDLQQPKPPEITSLSSDKKKRTKPSLENSTGLRKHLLQYGGALPLESPTEGPSPASFDFNEANRKHTDRRLAEAANSVSAHFHHTASSYQKMTSLVEAYPFPDSGAVESDDPNTLDHLNRPYKIMPYKHTDPFKKVTKPSWVTNRQSSSLPYHFSTLKKAYAPVLDGDKEKACLTECRKERDEVEAYCASEFAVNGIVYNMERLGNGVHLITLLVNSDGLYKMSHLYITPDGFFFRVHILVVDTLNCSKPCLDFKLGSRYIVMGQIYHKRRQIPANLLQFLRGRLRPGDGLLGSSSSYVKRFNRKRNRQVQAAHTKCS; this is encoded by the exons gATCCCTGCCCTATGCTGAGAAAGCCAGTCAGACTCTCAGCAAAGATGCTTATAGTTCAGCAGCAGCTGCGCCTGGTCACCTCAAACTGCCCGCCTGGGGCACCAGCAGCGCCAGGGAGAATCACACGGAACGCCGGTTTCTGTCTCCCACCGACCTGCAGCAGCCAAAACCTCCCGAAATCACCTCCCTCTCATCAGACAAAAAGAAACGCACCAAGCCTTCTCTAGAAAACAGCACGGGGCTGAGGAAACACCTCTTGCAGTACGGAGGGGCCCTGCCCCTGGAGAGCCCGACTGAGGGGCCTTCTCCCGCCTCCTTTGACTTCAACGAGGCAAACAGAAAGCACACGGACAGACGGCTGGCCGAGGCTGCCAACAGCGTGTCGGCTCACTTCCATCACACAGCATCTTCCTACCAAAAGATGACATCCTTAGTGGAGGCTTATCCTTTTCCAGACTCTGGAGCAGTGGAGTCAGATGATCCTAACACGCTGGATCACTTGAACCGACCATACAAGATAATGCCCTATAAACACACTGATCCCTTCAAGAAGGTCACCAAACCCTCCTGGGTCACCAACCGCCAGTCATCCAGCTTGCCGTACCACTTCAGCACGCTGAAGAAAG CCTATGCGCCTGTTCTAGATGGCGATAAGGAGAAGGCATGTCTGACCGAGTGCAGGAAAGAGAGAGACGAAGTGGAGGCCTACTGCGCGAGTGAATTCG CAGTGAATGGAATTGTTTATAACATGGAGAGACTGGGGAATGGAGTCCACTTGATTACGCTTTTGGTAAACAGCGATGGATTATACAAGATGAGTCACCTGTATATTACTCCTGATGGCTTCTTCTTTCGAGTTCACATTCTAGTTGTGGATACTTTAAACTGCAGTAAACCATGTCTGGACTTTAAACTTG GCAGCAGATACATTGTGATGGGTCAGATCTACCACAAGAGACGACAGATCCCTGCGAACCTGCTGCAGTTCCTGCGCGGGCGCCTGAGGCCAGGGGACGGATTGcttggaagcagcagcagctacgTCAAGAGATTCAACAGGAAAAGGAATCGCCAAGTGCAAGCGGCTCACACTAAATGTAGCTAA
- the C14H17orf58 gene encoding UPF0450 protein C17orf58 homolog isoform X2 produces MTTKVFWLLCFVIRSSSSSVAGSLPYAEKASQTLSKDAYSSAAAAPGHLKLPAWGTSSARENHTERRFLSPTDLQQPKPPEITSLSSDKKKRTKPSLENSTGLRKHLLQYGGALPLESPTEGPSPASFDFNEANRKHTDRRLAEAANSVSAHFHHTASSYQKMTSLVEAYPFPDSGAVESDDPNTLDHLNRPYKIMPYKHTDPFKKVTKPSWVTNRQSSSLPYHFSTLKKDGDKEKACLTECRKERDEVEAYCASEFAVNGIVYNMERLGNGVHLITLLVNSDGLYKMSHLYITPDGFFFRVHILVVDTLNCSKPCLDFKLGSRYIVMGQIYHKRRQIPANLLQFLRGRLRPGDGLLGSSSSYVKRFNRKRNRQVQAAHTKCS; encoded by the exons gATCCCTGCCCTATGCTGAGAAAGCCAGTCAGACTCTCAGCAAAGATGCTTATAGTTCAGCAGCAGCTGCGCCTGGTCACCTCAAACTGCCCGCCTGGGGCACCAGCAGCGCCAGGGAGAATCACACGGAACGCCGGTTTCTGTCTCCCACCGACCTGCAGCAGCCAAAACCTCCCGAAATCACCTCCCTCTCATCAGACAAAAAGAAACGCACCAAGCCTTCTCTAGAAAACAGCACGGGGCTGAGGAAACACCTCTTGCAGTACGGAGGGGCCCTGCCCCTGGAGAGCCCGACTGAGGGGCCTTCTCCCGCCTCCTTTGACTTCAACGAGGCAAACAGAAAGCACACGGACAGACGGCTGGCCGAGGCTGCCAACAGCGTGTCGGCTCACTTCCATCACACAGCATCTTCCTACCAAAAGATGACATCCTTAGTGGAGGCTTATCCTTTTCCAGACTCTGGAGCAGTGGAGTCAGATGATCCTAACACGCTGGATCACTTGAACCGACCATACAAGATAATGCCCTATAAACACACTGATCCCTTCAAGAAGGTCACCAAACCCTCCTGGGTCACCAACCGCCAGTCATCCAGCTTGCCGTACCACTTCAGCACGCTGAAGAAAG ATGGCGATAAGGAGAAGGCATGTCTGACCGAGTGCAGGAAAGAGAGAGACGAAGTGGAGGCCTACTGCGCGAGTGAATTCG CAGTGAATGGAATTGTTTATAACATGGAGAGACTGGGGAATGGAGTCCACTTGATTACGCTTTTGGTAAACAGCGATGGATTATACAAGATGAGTCACCTGTATATTACTCCTGATGGCTTCTTCTTTCGAGTTCACATTCTAGTTGTGGATACTTTAAACTGCAGTAAACCATGTCTGGACTTTAAACTTG GCAGCAGATACATTGTGATGGGTCAGATCTACCACAAGAGACGACAGATCCCTGCGAACCTGCTGCAGTTCCTGCGCGGGCGCCTGAGGCCAGGGGACGGATTGcttggaagcagcagcagctacgTCAAGAGATTCAACAGGAAAAGGAATCGCCAAGTGCAAGCGGCTCACACTAAATGTAGCTAA
- the C14H17orf58 gene encoding UPF0450 protein C17orf58 homolog isoform X3 produces MTTKVFWLLCFVIRSSSSSVAGSLPYAEKASQTLSKDAYSSAAAAPGHLKLPAWGTSSARENHTERRFLSPTDLQQPKPPEITSLSSDKKKRTKPSLENSTGLRKHLLQYGGALPLESPTEGPSPASFDFNEANRKHTDRRLAEAANSVSAHFHHTASSYQKMTSLVEAYPFPDSGAVESDDPNTLDHLNRPYKIMPYKHTDPFKKVTKPSWVTNRQSSSLPYHFSTLKKAYAPVLDGDKEKACLTECRKERDEVEAYCASEFGSRYIVMGQIYHKRRQIPANLLQFLRGRLRPGDGLLGSSSSYVKRFNRKRNRQVQAAHTKCS; encoded by the exons gATCCCTGCCCTATGCTGAGAAAGCCAGTCAGACTCTCAGCAAAGATGCTTATAGTTCAGCAGCAGCTGCGCCTGGTCACCTCAAACTGCCCGCCTGGGGCACCAGCAGCGCCAGGGAGAATCACACGGAACGCCGGTTTCTGTCTCCCACCGACCTGCAGCAGCCAAAACCTCCCGAAATCACCTCCCTCTCATCAGACAAAAAGAAACGCACCAAGCCTTCTCTAGAAAACAGCACGGGGCTGAGGAAACACCTCTTGCAGTACGGAGGGGCCCTGCCCCTGGAGAGCCCGACTGAGGGGCCTTCTCCCGCCTCCTTTGACTTCAACGAGGCAAACAGAAAGCACACGGACAGACGGCTGGCCGAGGCTGCCAACAGCGTGTCGGCTCACTTCCATCACACAGCATCTTCCTACCAAAAGATGACATCCTTAGTGGAGGCTTATCCTTTTCCAGACTCTGGAGCAGTGGAGTCAGATGATCCTAACACGCTGGATCACTTGAACCGACCATACAAGATAATGCCCTATAAACACACTGATCCCTTCAAGAAGGTCACCAAACCCTCCTGGGTCACCAACCGCCAGTCATCCAGCTTGCCGTACCACTTCAGCACGCTGAAGAAAG CCTATGCGCCTGTTCTAGATGGCGATAAGGAGAAGGCATGTCTGACCGAGTGCAGGAAAGAGAGAGACGAAGTGGAGGCCTACTGCGCGAGTGAATTCG GCAGCAGATACATTGTGATGGGTCAGATCTACCACAAGAGACGACAGATCCCTGCGAACCTGCTGCAGTTCCTGCGCGGGCGCCTGAGGCCAGGGGACGGATTGcttggaagcagcagcagctacgTCAAGAGATTCAACAGGAAAAGGAATCGCCAAGTGCAAGCGGCTCACACTAAATGTAGCTAA
- the C14H17orf58 gene encoding UPF0450 protein C17orf58 homolog isoform X1, producing MTTKVFWLLCFVIRSSSSSVAGSLPYAEKASQTLSKDAYSSAAAAPGHLKLPAWGTSSARENHTERRFLSPTDLQQPKPPEITSLSSDKKKRTKPSLENSTGLRKHLLQYGGALPLESPTEGPSPASFDFNEANRKHTDRRLAEAANSVSAHFHHTASSYQKMTSLVEAYPFPDSGAVESDDPNTLDHLNRPYKIMPYKHTDPFKKVTKPSWVTNRQSSSLPYHFSTLKKAYAPVLDGDKEKACLTECRKERDEVEAYCASEFAVNGIVYNMERLGNGVHLITLLVNSDGLYKMSHLYITPDGFFFRVHILVVDTLNCSKPCLDFKLGSRYIVMGQIYHKRRQIPANLLQFLRGRLRPGDGLLGSSSSYVKRFNRKRNRQVQAAHTKCS from the exons gATCCCTGCCCTATGCTGAGAAAGCCAGTCAGACTCTCAGCAAAGATGCTTATAGTTCAGCAGCAGCTGCGCCTGGTCACCTCAAACTGCCCGCCTGGGGCACCAGCAGCGCCAGGGAGAATCACACGGAACGCCGGTTTCTGTCTCCCACCGACCTGCAGCAGCCAAAACCTCCCGAAATCACCTCCCTCTCATCAGACAAAAAGAAACGCACCAAGCCTTCTCTAGAAAACAGCACGGGGCTGAGGAAACACCTCTTGCAGTACGGAGGGGCCCTGCCCCTGGAGAGCCCGACTGAGGGGCCTTCTCCCGCCTCCTTTGACTTCAACGAGGCAAACAGAAAGCACACGGACAGACGGCTGGCCGAGGCTGCCAACAGCGTGTCGGCTCACTTCCATCACACAGCATCTTCCTACCAAAAGATGACATCCTTAGTGGAGGCTTATCCTTTTCCAGACTCTGGAGCAGTGGAGTCAGATGATCCTAACACGCTGGATCACTTGAACCGACCATACAAGATAATGCCCTATAAACACACTGATCCCTTCAAGAAGGTCACCAAACCCTCCTGGGTCACCAACCGCCAGTCATCCAGCTTGCCGTACCACTTCAGCACGCTGAAGAAAG CCTATGCGCCTGTTCTAGATGGCGATAAGGAGAAGGCATGTCTGACCGAGTGCAGGAAAGAGAGAGACGAAGTGGAGGCCTACTGCGCGAGTGAATTCG CAGTGAATGGAATTGTTTATAACATGGAGAGACTGGGGAATGGAGTCCACTTGATTACGCTTTTGGTAAACAGCGATGGATTATACAAGATGAGTCACCTGTATATTACTCCTGATGGCTTCTTCTTTCGAGTTCACATTCTAGTTGTGGATACTTTAAACTGCAGTAAACCATGTCTGGACTTTAAACTTG GCAGCAGATACATTGTGATGGGTCAGATCTACCACAAGAGACGACAGATCCCTGCGAACCTGCTGCAGTTCCTGCGCGGGCGCCTGAGGCCAGGGGACGGATTGcttggaagcagcagcagctacgTCAAGAGATTCAACAGGAAAAGGAATCGCCAAGTGCAAGCGGCTCACACTAAATGTAGCTAA
- the C14H17orf58 gene encoding UPF0450 protein C17orf58 homolog isoform X4, with protein MTTKVFWLLCFVIRSSSSSVAGSLPYAEKASQTLSKDAYSSAAAAPGHLKLPAWGTSSARENHTERRFLSPTDLQQPKPPEITSLSSDKKKRTKPSLENSTGLRKHLLQYGGALPLESPTEGPSPASFDFNEANRKHTDRRLAEAANSVSAHFHHTASSYQKMTSLVEAYPFPDSGAVESDDPNTLDHLNRPYKIMPYKHTDPFKKVTKPSWVTNRQSSSLPYHFSTLKKDGDKEKACLTECRKERDEVEAYCASEFGSRYIVMGQIYHKRRQIPANLLQFLRGRLRPGDGLLGSSSSYVKRFNRKRNRQVQAAHTKCS; from the exons gATCCCTGCCCTATGCTGAGAAAGCCAGTCAGACTCTCAGCAAAGATGCTTATAGTTCAGCAGCAGCTGCGCCTGGTCACCTCAAACTGCCCGCCTGGGGCACCAGCAGCGCCAGGGAGAATCACACGGAACGCCGGTTTCTGTCTCCCACCGACCTGCAGCAGCCAAAACCTCCCGAAATCACCTCCCTCTCATCAGACAAAAAGAAACGCACCAAGCCTTCTCTAGAAAACAGCACGGGGCTGAGGAAACACCTCTTGCAGTACGGAGGGGCCCTGCCCCTGGAGAGCCCGACTGAGGGGCCTTCTCCCGCCTCCTTTGACTTCAACGAGGCAAACAGAAAGCACACGGACAGACGGCTGGCCGAGGCTGCCAACAGCGTGTCGGCTCACTTCCATCACACAGCATCTTCCTACCAAAAGATGACATCCTTAGTGGAGGCTTATCCTTTTCCAGACTCTGGAGCAGTGGAGTCAGATGATCCTAACACGCTGGATCACTTGAACCGACCATACAAGATAATGCCCTATAAACACACTGATCCCTTCAAGAAGGTCACCAAACCCTCCTGGGTCACCAACCGCCAGTCATCCAGCTTGCCGTACCACTTCAGCACGCTGAAGAAAG ATGGCGATAAGGAGAAGGCATGTCTGACCGAGTGCAGGAAAGAGAGAGACGAAGTGGAGGCCTACTGCGCGAGTGAATTCG GCAGCAGATACATTGTGATGGGTCAGATCTACCACAAGAGACGACAGATCCCTGCGAACCTGCTGCAGTTCCTGCGCGGGCGCCTGAGGCCAGGGGACGGATTGcttggaagcagcagcagctacgTCAAGAGATTCAACAGGAAAAGGAATCGCCAAGTGCAAGCGGCTCACACTAAATGTAGCTAA